In Hyphomicrobiales bacterium, a single window of DNA contains:
- the nuoK gene encoding NADH-quinone oxidoreductase subunit NuoK produces the protein MEIGLSHYLVLAAILFTIGVFGIFVNRKNVIIILMSVELILLSVNINLVAFSSFSGDLVGQIFALLILTVAAAEAAIGLAILVAFFRNKGSIAVEDINAMKG, from the coding sequence ATGGAAATCGGTCTATCTCATTATTTGGTTCTAGCAGCGATCCTATTCACCATTGGTGTGTTTGGTATTTTCGTGAACCGTAAAAACGTCATCATCATTTTGATGTCAGTCGAATTGATCCTGTTATCAGTGAACATCAATCTGGTCGCATTCTCATCGTTCAGCGGTGATCTTGTTGGTCAAATCTTCGCACTCTTGATCCTAACCGTTGCAGCTGCAGAAGCTGCGATCGGTCTTGCAATTCTCGTCGCTTTCTTCCGCAACAAAGGGTCGATTGCGGTTGAAGACATCAATGCGATGAAAGGCTAG
- a CDS encoding NADH-quinone oxidoreductase subunit J has product MGLASIFFYLFSTILVLSAFLVISSRNPVHSVLFLILAFFNAAGLFVLVGAEFLAMLLVIVYVGAVAVLFLFVVMMLDVDFVELKQGFLQYVPLGGLVAVVLAVELVVVLGGSLFDPNFAIGTGTAPIPDVTEIGNTKAIGLLLYTRYIYFFQAAGLVLLVAMIGAIVLTLRHKEGVKRQDIAAQNARTRETAIEVVKVETGKGI; this is encoded by the coding sequence ATGGGACTGGCTTCAATCTTCTTCTACCTGTTTTCGACAATCCTCGTATTGTCGGCATTCTTGGTGATCTCATCCAGAAACCCTGTTCATTCAGTGTTGTTTCTGATCCTCGCTTTCTTTAATGCGGCAGGCCTTTTCGTTCTGGTCGGCGCTGAATTCCTCGCCATGTTGTTGGTGATTGTTTACGTCGGCGCGGTCGCGGTATTGTTCTTGTTCGTTGTTATGATGCTCGACGTTGACTTCGTGGAGTTGAAACAAGGCTTCCTGCAATATGTTCCGCTTGGCGGTTTGGTTGCGGTTGTATTGGCCGTCGAACTTGTCGTTGTACTAGGCGGCTCTTTATTCGATCCGAATTTTGCAATTGGAACAGGTACAGCGCCAATTCCCGATGTGACTGAGATCGGCAACACCAAGGCTATCGGCTTGTTGCTATACACTCGCTACATCTATTTCTTCCAAGCAGCCGGCCTTGTGCTTTTGGTTGCGATGATTGGTGCGATTGTTTTGACACTGCGCCACAAAGAAGGCGTGAAGCGCCAAGACATTGCCGCACAAAATGCGCGCACCCGTGAGACGGCGATTGAAGTCGTCAAGGTTGAGACAGGAAAGGGGATCTAA
- the nuoL gene encoding NADH-quinone oxidoreductase subunit L, with amino-acid sequence MYTAIVFLPLIGFLIAGIFGRAIGAKASEYVTSGLMIVAAVLSWIAFIQVGFSDAEAFTVPVLRFIQSGDFVADWAFRIDTLTVVMLVVVNSVSTLVHIYSIGYMHHDLHRPRFFAYLSLFTFAMLMLVTSDNLIQMFFGWEGVGLASYLLIGFWYHKPSANAAAMKAFIVNRVGDFGFALGIFATFIIFGSVEFDTIFSAAKGMIGEDGSVAAAEPVLNFLGYSLALDSAITVTCFLLFMGAMGKSAQFLLHTWLPDAMEGPTPVSALIHAATMVTAGVFLVARMSPIFELSQTALTFITFIGAFTAIFAASVGLVQNDIKRVIAYSTCSQLGYMFVAMGLGAYSIGIFHLFTHAFFKALLFLGAGSVIHAVSDEQDMRKMGGLKNLVPVTYWTMFIGTIALTGVGIPGTLVGTAGFFSKDAIIEAAFVGQNSMASFAFAMTVLAALFTSFYSWRLVFMTFHGKPRASASVMSHVHESPKIMTVPLFILSVGALFAGVAFYGHFIGHGYDHFWKGALFTGPTNNIIHEFHHVPFLVKAAATIVMILGFVIAYVFYIRKPDLPKTLAEEHPGLYKFLLNKWYMDELYNVVFIRPAMWLGKFFWKRGDGWLIDGFGPDGISARVLNITDRVVKLQSGFIYHYAFAMMIGLAALVTWMMF; translated from the coding sequence ATGTATACAGCGATTGTCTTTCTTCCTCTTATTGGCTTCCTGATTGCCGGCATCTTTGGCCGCGCCATCGGTGCAAAAGCCAGTGAATATGTAACAAGCGGCCTTATGATTGTTGCAGCTGTGCTGTCATGGATTGCCTTCATTCAAGTTGGTTTCAGCGATGCAGAAGCCTTCACGGTGCCTGTGTTACGCTTTATCCAGTCTGGTGATTTTGTGGCCGACTGGGCGTTCCGTATTGATACGCTCACCGTGGTCATGCTTGTGGTGGTGAACTCTGTTTCCACACTCGTGCACATCTACTCCATCGGCTATATGCACCACGACCTACACCGTCCGCGTTTCTTTGCTTATCTGTCGCTCTTCACTTTTGCGATGTTGATGCTTGTAACATCAGACAACCTCATCCAAATGTTCTTTGGTTGGGAGGGCGTTGGCCTTGCGTCTTATCTGCTGATTGGTTTTTGGTATCACAAACCTTCTGCAAACGCGGCAGCAATGAAAGCGTTCATCGTCAACCGTGTCGGTGACTTCGGCTTCGCACTTGGTATTTTCGCAACCTTCATCATCTTCGGTTCCGTTGAGTTTGATACAATCTTCTCAGCAGCTAAAGGCATGATTGGCGAAGATGGTTCTGTTGCAGCCGCTGAGCCAGTGCTCAACTTCCTCGGTTACAGCCTAGCTCTTGATAGCGCGATTACAGTAACCTGCTTCTTGCTCTTTATGGGCGCTATGGGTAAATCAGCGCAGTTCCTGCTGCACACTTGGTTGCCAGACGCTATGGAAGGCCCAACGCCAGTTTCAGCGCTTATTCACGCTGCAACAATGGTGACAGCTGGTGTCTTCCTTGTTGCTCGTATGTCTCCGATTTTCGAACTGTCACAAACAGCGTTGACCTTCATCACCTTTATTGGTGCGTTCACTGCAATCTTTGCAGCAAGTGTTGGTCTCGTGCAAAACGACATCAAGCGCGTGATTGCTTATTCAACCTGTTCGCAGCTTGGCTATATGTTTGTTGCAATGGGCCTTGGCGCTTATTCAATCGGCATCTTCCACCTCTTCACACACGCCTTCTTTAAAGCGTTGTTGTTCTTAGGCGCAGGCTCAGTGATCCACGCGGTCTCCGACGAACAAGATATGCGCAAAATGGGTGGCCTTAAGAATTTGGTGCCTGTGACCTATTGGACCATGTTCATCGGTACAATCGCCCTGACAGGCGTTGGCATTCCAGGCACGCTTGTTGGTACAGCTGGCTTCTTCTCAAAAGATGCCATCATCGAAGCGGCCTTCGTGGGTCAAAACTCAATGGCAAGCTTCGCTTTCGCTATGACTGTTCTGGCCGCCTTGTTTACAAGCTTCTACTCATGGCGCTTGGTGTTTATGACATTCCACGGCAAACCACGCGCGTCTGCGTCTGTTATGAGCCATGTGCATGAATCACCAAAAATCATGACTGTGCCATTGTTCATCTTGTCAGTGGGTGCTCTGTTTGCAGGTGTTGCATTCTACGGCCACTTCATTGGTCACGGATATGATCATTTCTGGAAGGGTGCGCTCTTTACAGGTCCAACAAATAATATCATCCATGAATTCCACCATGTGCCTTTCCTTGTGAAAGCGGCGGCAACTATCGTGATGATTTTGGGCTTCGTGATTGCTTACGTTTTCTATATCCGCAAACCAGATCTGCCGAAAACTTTGGCTGAAGAGCATCCGGGGCTTTACAAGTTCCTGCTCAACAAATGGTACATGGATGAACTCTATAATGTGGTGTTTATTCGTCCTGCCATGTGGCTCGGCAAATTCTTCTGGAAGCGGGGCGACGGTTGGTTGATCGACGGCTTCGGTCCAGATGGCATCTCAGCCCGTGTCCTCAACATTACCGACCGTGTCGTCAAGCTACAGTCCGGTTTCATTTATCACTATGCGTTCGCCATGATGATCGGCCTTGCGGCCCTCGTCACCTGGATGATGTTTTAA